A region of the Anolis sagrei isolate rAnoSag1 chromosome 4, rAnoSag1.mat, whole genome shotgun sequence genome:
ACATGAGTAGGAGTTGGAGTTGAACCCGCAGCACCGCCACATGATGAGACACCTGAGGACATCACTAGGCCCGTGGTGCAGCAGCAGCCATCCCAGACTGTGTCAGAAGTCCAGCTTGCCCCATCCACTGCATCCACCTTGGAAATGTGTATGTCAGGCTTCTGTGGGTGAGGAAATTGCAGCCTTCAACCAAATGTCACTGCTGTGTGAGTTAATGTCCAATCCTATATATTTATCACTCATCGGAAAGGGTGGTTCCCCGGTTCTTATTCTATGGCTGTGTGCTGAAAGAAGTGGCCATTTAGGGGCAGGAGATGAAATGGATGAATTTTCCAATGTCCACCATCTCTGCCTTGTCAGAATTCAAAAGTAGTGGACATAAGACCAAGAACAGAATAGAGAAGGTGAGGGGAGAATCTGAGGTAAAGCCCTTGGATTTGGTTCAATatcattttgagaaaaaaaagaagagttaACCAAAATTCTCCGCAGGGTTTAACCAGGAATGTGAAAGGAGATGGACATGGGTGAACCAGAGAAAGGAAGAATTTTGCAGGATGAAAAAAATTACTGCACAGAATGTCCTACCTTGTCCCAGTCACGTCTGTTTGCTCCCAAGTGCAAGTTGGAAGGATTGAGATGTTCTCCTTCTAGACTTTGGATAATTGTCAGTTCTCTGCTTCCAGAGGAAGTTCTTCATCCAGCAGTGAGAAAACAGCTTCAGATAGGAAAAGTCAGAGAAGTGCTTTATATTATTCTATAaaggggtggtggtggggtgTTAGATTGGTATAGCAACGATTCTTCCAGGAAATCTATTATCAGGAGAACCAACATTCAAGATCTAGGTCCAGCCCCTTTCACGGACTGCATCTCAAATTTCCTGTGTGTTTCGAAATGTTTTTCCACACGTGAAATCTTATGTGAAATCTTTACTTTATATGGTCAAGTATAAGGAGTATCAAGTATCCACATTTCCATATATGTACATTATGAGATATCCTATACTGATATATAGTGTTTAGTGTTTTACCAATTTCTGTGATGTATGAGGGAAATAAAGTGGCTCTTTGGGGGCGTGGGCTGCACCAGATGAATTTGCCAAACCCATTCTCACTATGCTACTAGAGGTCAAAAGCAGTGGACATAAGAACTAGAATAGAATAGGGAAGGTGACGAGTGAATGCAAAGAAAAGCCATTAGAGTTGCTTTATCTTAATAAAACCCATCCTTAGGTTTCAACAAAGCAAACCAATTATGTTATTTGCCTTCCTTAAGTTTGCTCTCTCTTCACTGAAACGTCCAACTATACTGTTCAATTATACACATGATACCATCAACCAACCATCTCTAATTTTCAATAAATTATTTccttaaaaatgattttatgtgCCAAAGTAGCTAATGTTACCTTATGACAATGTCTCTGCTTATCCTTATGTCAAACTTGAAGGAGATCCTTTGTAATGAAAGGATTTTTATATTtggtatgaataataataataagcatagtgatcttgtttgctgtgtcccagtcttattgtgtttcagataataatattataacatactttatttatattcatctCCCCAGTTTACACTCGGAACAGTTTACAGAAAGTATAAAAGAAAACATTCCATGCTGTCAAAATTTCACAATGAATAACACAGACAGACAATACACCAAGGCAAGGCTTCCTGCTTTTTCATCCCTGGCACCTGGAAGCTGTGCTTgactcagccatggggaggtgctgttgtttcattttccatgcaGAAGAGGATGAAGAccatggatgccttcctgatcgaattAGCTGGCATCTTTTTAAGGGGTGCCTTTTACTTcaccaccaaagcagtacctatttatttagCTACATTGGGGTTTTCGAGCTGCAAGGTACACAGCAGCTAGGGCTGATAGTAGGAGCTTACCCCGACCCATGGCTTCACCTGCTGACCTTCCAATTAACAAGATTCCCagtagctggcagtttaacccgctgtgctagcTGCAGCCTTCCTTGTATTAATAACTACTGCTTTAATCTTTGAAAGCTAGGTGGGAATGAAAATTGCAATCTTAAGAAGTAACATTTGCATAATTTGGATATAAGTGCATATATCTCATTGacttttcaaagaaaataatactTTCTGAACATTACTAAATCTAGTATCCATCTTTTTTTATGCATGACAAATGACTAACTACTTTGTTAAAGGGTCCTTATAAGTGTTTGGGATCAGATTTCCTGATTCTCTCGACAGTCTTCCTTTTCCTTGAAAAGTTTCTCAAGCACTTTATTGATTTGCTTGCTGGATCTCCCTCTTTTATCTCTTCCCACCAAATAATAGATCATGGGGTTAATGGCACTGTTTAAGAAGACACTACTGTAGGCATATCCATACGAATACTTAGCTTGATGAAGTAATACAGAAAAAAGCTGTATTACATTAAATGGAAaagcaaagaggaggaagaagaaaagtatAATCCAAATGGTTCTTAAcagtttccccttcttcttttgtgGTGGTCTTAAGCAGAATTTAATAAACATGGCTATAGTGGACACACACATGATGGGCATGCAAACCACAGCATTCAAGAAAAACTGGAAGTACCTAATGATAACATATTCATAGAAAATAAGAGTGAAAGTCATAGCAGGAGTTAAGCCACCGAGGATCCATACAATCACACACGCAACAGTGGATAAATGTGGTGGCCGATGACATCGATGCCAGAGTGGGAAGAAGAGGCACACACATCTGTCAATGCTGATGATTGTCATGAGGTACTGACTAGCAGTGAAGGTAAACAGAAAGATCCAAAGGTAGAATTCATGGAAGTAGAGAAAATAAAAGATAggattaatccagtttaaaagaGAATATATATCTCTAATAATTTCATTGCTGAGCACAGCAAAATCTGCAATGGCAAGGTTCAAAATGTATGTGGTGAAAGGAGTCCTTTTAATACGGAAGCCAAGAAGCCAAATGACAATTCCATTCCCTACAAGTCCAGGAAGGCAGATGAGAAAAGTGGTGAGGCTTATGATAAAGAAACCATCATCCCAGTTGTCAGATAATGTATTTCCATTTTGTGAATCATTATAATCTGTTAAATAATCAGATTCATTATATTCCAAAGATTCATTCAGAGAAGAGAAGAGTGACTTGCTGAATGTTGTCATCCCGAAGGTTTATTCTGGAGTACACACAATCCTACAAGGGAAGAGACAAAAGAAAAATTACTTTTCAGCTCTGCAGCAGAATAAAGAACAACCTATCTGCAGTCTAGAGTCTTTTTCTTCCCTTATAGTCATGCTTAGGTAAAGCATAGTTGGGGGTTTATTTTGGAGTAGATGCTCCTATAAGAGAAGagacagaggaagaattgctgtCTAGCCCCTCAGCAGAATAATGAACAGTGCACCTTCCAGGTGGAATCATTTTCATGGAGTACTTACTTGCCGCCTGTGTTATACCAACTTTTCTGAAAACTCTTCCAGGTATACAGTGTCCTTGTTGTGGTGGGTGAGGGGCCTTTCTTGGTCCAGCTCTGTTTCTAGTCACTGATACAAAGGGTAGCAGAAAGTCTGCACAACTTAAGAAGTAATAATCAGGCTTATGATGAGGGTGGACTGTCACTAGTGCTCAGAAAGATGGCGTTGCACTATAAAGTCATCTATGCTGTGACTATATATTTGTAGGATGAGCAGATGGGGAAAGGTATGGCAGCACCTTCCCCCCTCCCCGGGGTCAAGAGTAGAATGTTGAGGAGTGATGCTGTGGACATGAGAATGTATCCTTTCTATTATTTAGTTAGTTAATGAGTCTCTTTCAGTCTATGTTAGTTTGAGCCAggtggccctccatgtgttttggacttagaatcatacaatcacagaataataaagttggaagagaccacgtggaccATATAGTCCAACTCCCAGCTATGcaagaaaagcataatcaaagtacctctggcagatgtccatccagctccttcctccaaggaaagagcttccaccacactctgaggctgagagttccAATGgagaacagctcttacagtcaggaagtcctaaTGACAGATGTTTACACTTTGTACAATACCGTTTACTGTAATCCCAGGAATTCAGGATTGGGCAGGTTGGAATGGGCCATTGGCTTTCccacacaaagtgctgctgggaaagaaaattgcaatttgcctcaagcagacacaaGGAGGGTGTCttgaggaagggatggaggagcttGCCGGGTAAGAAAATATAGGAGGAGCCACAGGTTGGCTGATTTGTGAGGCAGTCATACCCACATGCCTCCTCCGTGTCAGGTACAGTGCTGCTAAGCCCCATTAGCCCCAATTAGCCAAAAAGATCTAGCTATTCTGATCCCCTTTGGCTAAAGCTTTGGCTGCTCTCCACCAGAatcattttcattttgaattGCTGGAATCCAAGACACCAGAATCTCTCGAATTGCTGGAATCCAAGAcactaaaataatattttgcacACCCCTCATGATCAGTCCTGCTTCATCATTTAAGCAAGCCTTGATGGGCAAAACAAAAAGACCAATTTGAATTTAAAGTCGAGTGTATTTCTTCTGATCTGTATAATTTTGTTCACATTTGAAActcttttgttttatttccatGTCAATGAGGGACATTCAAAAGAGTTGGCCAGCTTTTGATATCTCCAGACTCCTTTATCAAACAAGATGTTGCAAAAAGGACACAGTAATATCGTATTATAAAGTATCTTGAATACCTATATGAGTTCTTAACAAGTCTCCACCTTAACATTAAGTTCCACTGTGATCACTAAAAGATCATTGTATAGGGAAGCGGTGCTGAACAAGTCTggacaagaaaaccccatgagagTTTCAGTTGCCCTaattcagaaacaacttgcaaGCACATATTTAGTTGCAAGCCACACTTCTGAACAACTTGgtccatagagttggaaaaggtcccaaggaccatccagtccaacctccattTTGCCAAGCAGGAATACACAACCCAAGCTCTTCCAACGgctggccattcagcctctgtttaaaagcctgcaaagaagtaAGTTCCACCACACTCCTAGCCAGCATATCCCACTATCAAACAGCCCttaacatcaggaagttcttaatctTAGGTGGAATTCCCATtagcttgaatccattgctttgtgtaTTACTCTCAGGAGCAGCAGATAGCAAGCTTATTGGGAGTGAAGAAAGAAATGCAATGCTCAATAGTTTGTTGGCGTGAGGAACAGTACATTTTGACTGTTTCTAGGGCTTTCTATCTAAGTATGTATTTGAATAACTGGAAAGGGTTTATGCATGAGAGAGAATGCAAGAGAACTCTCTCTGTTTATGAAGACCTCAGAGAAATGTGTGTAAGTCTTTGCGTAAGCATTAAAATAATGCTAATAGTATAAGTGCCCAGAGCAAAGGTCACCAAAATCTGAGCCTGGCTGAAACCTTCTAAGGAAACCACCTAAGGCTGACAAAATCAAACCATAATTTTTTTCAGTCCTTTCTCTGGTCCATTGGCCATGGTTCCAGTCCCAAAGATCTCATGCAGATTTATCAACCCATCCTATGGAAGGTCCAGGTGACTGTAGCAGTTGTCATTGAGTCTCTTTGTGCAAACAGACCCTCCTTCCCCACATACCTGAATGAAAGAATGGATATATCTTCAGATATAGTGATGAGAAGAAATTTGCTATGGAGTTCTGTGCTGGAAAGACAGGTTATGGGAAGAGACACTCCTGTAAGCACACCTCAAATCTCCATAAGGCAACactgttcttgttgttcttcaATATCAAGAAAATATGCTCATGCCTTTGCACAAAATTCAAGTCCAAATGGGATGAAATTGTGCTGTCCCTTCAACAAAATGTAAGAAGAACAATGCATGctcattcttcctttcttcacttcATCAGTTGCTGTGTTCACATCACAAGACAAGAACAGTATTTTACTGGCAATCAAGATAACATCTGAGTTTAAAGGCAGAAACTAACTAAGTGAGGCTGTAGTAGGCACTCTTGAGTCAAGCAACTTGTCAATTCTATTATTCGATGCACATTTTTGAGCATGATTGTTcagaacaataataaaaaatatgggggggggagaagagtgaATTATTGATAACAACTTTTAACACGTCCTATAAAATGTGTATGCTTTCTTATCTCCATAGTTGAGACATTATATGGATCTTGGTTTGGAGATAATTCCAATTGGTAGATAATAATTTCAACACATAGAAAAGGTTTCAGGTGACAAATTGAGGATCTGGATCATATGGGGAGCTCCAGGGCATTCCCTATCTTTGGAGAATGTGGGACAAGACTGTAGGGTTAATTGGCTTCATACCTCATTGTGCATTCACTCTTGTCCTCTTTCATTTggcccagtgacgcagtgggttaaacccctgtgtcggcaggactgaaggccgacaggtcgcaggttcgaaactggggagaggcgaatgagctccctctgtcagttctagctccccaaagtggggacatgagagaagcctcccacaaggatgataaaaacatcaaatcatctgagcatcccctgggcaacgtccttgcagatggccaattctcccacaccagaagtgacttgcagtttctcaagtcgctcctgacacggcaaaaaaaaaaaaattggcccGTGTAGAGGAGGCCTTTACAAAAACAATCCTTttcataaattaattttgtgctTATCTAGTCCATTGTTTCATCTTCTCCTGCCTGAGATATTTTAGTCCCTCACTATTTTTCTCAGAATAAGAAAAATGCAGTAAGAAACTGTGGTAAATAGAGATATTTCATCTTCCACTTCCAATGCTTCTAGAGGAAGAGGGGAGATTTGCTTCTTCACAGTAGAggattcaggccccttctacactgctctataatccagattatcaaatcagataatccacattatctgctttgaactgcaatatatgagtctacatggccatataatccagttcaaagcagaaaatcgcattttatttggcagtgtagaaggggcctcatttaatgaagactatttatttatttatttatttatttatttggtgcatttgttaaccgccgctctcagccctagggcgactcgcgacggtgtacaacatataaaagcataTTTTACAATCAGCTAcaacgacaaaaaaaaacaacaacatatcactaatacattatcatttaaattacactaaaatatccgcttcgtcttatcatagaatcataaccaatctcgtagtctatattccgttccagttgtcatttccagttactgtagcatttagttaaatgccttctcgaatagccactTGTGATATATCCTCTGGCCTCACTCTATAAGAAGAGTGCTactatactgttgttgttgttgatgttgttgttgttatagtcaATTACTGGCTGAATAtggttgccttccaagtgtaggatcttggtggtgggtttgtaAGTGACGGGAGAGACCTATTCAGGATCTGCATTgtttttcacaatgaggacatacatttctagatggaaggtggtcccaacaagggtttgcttgatgtgccttcctcttagtAACACTTCCAGTTCCAACACTCGGGGGACagaacttcccagttctcagtgtgtatGCCAAATTTCCGTCAGTCAacattaagcccatctttaaatctcttttgttgcccaccaacattctgtttgtGAACTGAGAGTAATAtcactactttgggagatggcgaTCAGACATTTGGATGTCTTGGCCAGTTCAGCCAGCTGAGAAATACTTTTCTGTCAGTCTGGGATGGGATCAGTGCCCGTAACTAAAGGATTCTATAAGAGAGTCCTTGCTTGCTAACAACTGGAAAGGTATATGGATTTCTTTTGTGAGGGATCACTAATGGCACTCATTCTTTATTTGTTCGTTCATCAATTCTTTATTTATTCCTAATTTAATTTATCAATCTCCAATAAACCCATGTTTGCACCAATGGCTTTTCACCATCTTAAGCACATACTTGGTGGCATGAACttgagatgcccccccccccccgcctgacaGAATAGAATATGATCGCCTTCAAATGCATCATTCCTATCTGGTCCAAGAGTCTGTGG
Encoded here:
- the LOC132773527 gene encoding mas-related G-protein coupled receptor member H-like codes for the protein MTTFSKSLFSSLNESLEYNESDYLTDYNDSQNGNTLSDNWDDGFFIISLTTFLICLPGLVGNGIVIWLLGFRIKRTPFTTYILNLAIADFAVLSNEIIRDIYSLLNWINPIFYFLYFHEFYLWIFLFTFTASQYLMTIISIDRCVCLFFPLWHRCHRPPHLSTVACVIVWILGGLTPAMTFTLIFYEYVIIRYFQFFLNAVVCMPIMCVSTIAMFIKFCLRPPQKKKGKLLRTIWIILFFFLLFAFPFNVIQLFSVLLHQAKYSYGYAYSSVFLNSAINPMIYYLVGRDKRGRSSKQINKVLEKLFKEKEDCRENQEI